A genome region from Arthrobacter sp. SLBN-100 includes the following:
- a CDS encoding ABC transporter substrate-binding protein produces the protein MPLFSRSASAATKQPAATSSTGARRPSRKTGVAAAAAAVVMALSLSACGGGAGQQSADGPVELRFSWWGGDKRAQLTQEAIKQFEAENPNIKIKPEFGDWSGYWDKLATQVAANDAPDIIQMDEKYITEYSSRGALLDLSKQDIDTSKLDEAALNAGKGEDGLTGIAAGINAATILANPKVFEAAGVPLPDDSKWTWEDFERIAADVTAKSPKGTYGAAAYGTDEASLGVWLRQNGKSLYTSDGKLGFEPGDIAQWWSFLKELSEKKAVPSASEVVEAEAAPLDQSGLATGKNGMAFWWSNQAPALEKASGGDLKILRFPTKTGSSADAGLWYKASQFWSASSRTKHPKETAKFINFLANNVKAGEALLADRGVYPNSEVRATIEPKLTPSDVKVVKFIDQIKDELGEAPAPPPKGAGAIQEIIKRYTSEVLFERLSTEEAGKKAHDEMKSAISS, from the coding sequence GTGCCGCTTTTTTCCCGCTCTGCCTCTGCTGCAACCAAGCAGCCGGCAGCAACATCCTCCACGGGCGCACGCCGCCCCTCACGTAAGACTGGCGTTGCAGCCGCTGCCGCCGCCGTCGTTATGGCTTTGAGCCTCAGTGCCTGCGGCGGGGGAGCCGGCCAGCAAAGTGCTGACGGACCCGTTGAACTGCGGTTCTCCTGGTGGGGCGGCGACAAGCGGGCCCAGCTGACCCAGGAAGCCATCAAGCAGTTCGAAGCCGAGAACCCCAACATCAAGATCAAGCCGGAATTCGGCGACTGGAGCGGTTACTGGGACAAGCTGGCCACCCAGGTGGCCGCCAACGATGCACCGGATATCATCCAAATGGACGAAAAGTACATCACCGAGTACTCCAGCCGGGGTGCCCTCCTTGACCTCTCCAAACAAGACATCGACACCTCCAAGCTCGACGAAGCGGCCCTCAACGCCGGCAAGGGTGAGGACGGGCTGACAGGCATCGCGGCTGGCATTAACGCCGCCACCATCCTGGCCAACCCGAAGGTGTTCGAAGCTGCAGGGGTCCCGCTGCCCGACGATTCCAAGTGGACCTGGGAGGACTTCGAACGGATTGCCGCTGACGTCACAGCTAAGTCCCCGAAGGGCACTTACGGTGCGGCCGCCTATGGAACCGATGAAGCATCGCTGGGCGTATGGCTTCGCCAGAACGGCAAGTCTCTGTACACCTCAGACGGCAAGCTGGGATTCGAACCGGGCGACATCGCCCAGTGGTGGTCGTTCCTGAAGGAGCTCAGCGAGAAGAAGGCAGTTCCGTCCGCGTCCGAGGTGGTGGAGGCTGAAGCCGCGCCGCTGGACCAGAGCGGCCTCGCCACCGGCAAGAACGGCATGGCTTTCTGGTGGTCCAACCAGGCTCCAGCTTTGGAAAAGGCATCGGGCGGCGACCTGAAGATCCTGCGGTTCCCCACCAAGACCGGCTCGTCGGCTGACGCCGGGCTTTGGTACAAGGCATCGCAGTTCTGGTCGGCCTCTTCGCGCACCAAGCACCCGAAGGAAACCGCCAAGTTCATCAACTTCCTGGCCAACAACGTCAAGGCCGGTGAAGCCCTCCTGGCCGACCGTGGTGTTTACCCCAACTCGGAAGTCCGGGCAACCATTGAACCTAAGCTGACCCCGTCGGACGTCAAGGTGGTCAAGTTCATTGACCAGATCAAGGACGAGCTCGGTGAGGCTCCGGCCCCGCCGCCGAAGGGCGCAGGCGCCATCCAGGAAATCATCAAGCGGTATACCTCCGAGGTTCTCTTCGAGCGGCTTTCCACGGAGGAAGCAGGCAAGAAAGCGCATGACGAGATGAAGTCGGCGATCAGCAGCTAG
- a CDS encoding carbohydrate ABC transporter permease: MTTKLETLPAPDKKSAGAGKPTNRRRPKARESRGTLAFSRSQRTKALIKHAILILAGGLMIYPLLWMVVSSLRPNDLIFREPGLWLNSLEMSNYTSGWSALTHPFGHYMLNSAIVVIGSILGNLISCSMAAYAFARLQFTGKKLFFGIMLLTIMLPFHVVIVPQYILFSQIGWVNTFWPLLVPKLLATDAFFVFLMVQFIRGIPKDLDEAARIDGAGHPRIFLRVILPLMVPALATTTIFTFIWTWNDFFGALIYLTDPDMFTVPVALRAFVDSQSATSWGSLFAMSIVSLLPVFLVFLFGQRFLIKGIATTGIK, translated from the coding sequence ATGACGACTAAGCTTGAGACGCTGCCCGCCCCGGACAAGAAGTCAGCCGGCGCCGGCAAGCCTACGAACCGCCGCAGGCCCAAAGCCCGGGAGTCCCGGGGCACCCTGGCGTTCAGCCGCTCGCAGCGGACAAAAGCCCTCATCAAGCACGCGATCCTGATCCTTGCCGGCGGGCTGATGATCTACCCGCTGCTGTGGATGGTGGTTTCCTCGTTGCGGCCCAACGACCTGATCTTCCGCGAGCCCGGCCTGTGGCTGAACAGCCTGGAGATGAGCAACTACACCTCCGGCTGGTCTGCCCTGACCCACCCCTTCGGCCACTACATGCTCAACTCGGCCATCGTGGTGATCGGCTCCATCCTGGGCAACCTGATCTCCTGCTCGATGGCCGCCTACGCATTCGCCCGGCTGCAGTTCACCGGCAAGAAGCTGTTCTTCGGGATCATGCTGCTGACCATCATGCTGCCGTTCCACGTGGTCATCGTTCCGCAGTACATCCTGTTCTCACAGATCGGCTGGGTAAACACCTTCTGGCCGCTGCTGGTACCCAAACTGCTGGCCACGGATGCGTTCTTCGTCTTCCTCATGGTGCAGTTCATCCGCGGCATCCCGAAGGACCTCGACGAGGCCGCCCGCATTGACGGGGCCGGCCACCCGCGCATCTTCCTCCGGGTCATCCTGCCACTGATGGTGCCGGCGCTGGCCACCACCACCATCTTCACCTTCATCTGGACCTGGAACGACTTCTTCGGCGCCCTGATCTACCTTACGGATCCGGACATGTTCACCGTTCCGGTAGCCCTGCGGGCATTTGTTGACTCGCAGTCCGCCACGAGCTGGGGATCGCTGTTTGCAATGTCCATCGTGTCCCTCCTGCCGGTGTTCCTGGTCTTCCTTTTTGGCCAGCGGTTCCTCATCAAGGGCATCGCCACCACAGGCATCAAGTAG
- a CDS encoding carbohydrate ABC transporter permease, with product MSAISELSSFSRRKGKATTEEKKANGRDNKAAYIFLLPWLVGLVAITIGPMLMSLYLSFTDYNLLQPPEWTGLENFTRMLTDARLHNSLRVTFTYVFIGVPLQLAVALLIALVLDKGLRGLPFYRSVFYLPSLLGGSVAVAILWKQIFGTTGLVNQVLAMFGIQGPGWISDPSTALGSIILLHVWTFGAPMIIFLAGLRQIPNMYYEAARVDGATTLQQFWKITLPMLSPIIFFNLVLQIIGSFQSFTQAFIVSGGNGGPSDSTMFFTLYLYQKGFGQFDMGYASAMAWVLLLIIGVFTAINFIASKYWVFYDD from the coding sequence GTGAGTGCCATCAGCGAACTCAGCTCGTTCTCCCGACGGAAGGGCAAAGCCACCACTGAGGAGAAGAAGGCGAACGGCCGGGACAACAAGGCGGCCTACATTTTCCTGCTGCCGTGGCTGGTTGGCCTGGTGGCCATCACCATTGGCCCCATGCTGATGTCCCTCTACCTGTCCTTCACGGACTACAACCTGCTCCAGCCGCCGGAATGGACGGGGCTGGAGAACTTCACCCGGATGCTCACCGATGCCCGGCTGCACAACTCGCTGCGGGTGACCTTCACCTACGTGTTCATCGGTGTCCCGCTCCAGCTCGCGGTGGCGCTGCTGATTGCGTTGGTCCTGGACAAGGGCCTGCGGGGACTGCCGTTCTACCGGTCGGTGTTCTATTTGCCGTCTCTGCTGGGCGGTTCGGTGGCAGTGGCCATCCTGTGGAAGCAGATTTTCGGCACTACCGGCCTGGTGAACCAGGTCCTGGCGATGTTCGGCATCCAGGGTCCGGGCTGGATCTCGGACCCCAGCACGGCCCTTGGTTCGATCATCCTGCTGCACGTCTGGACGTTCGGCGCCCCCATGATCATCTTCCTGGCCGGCCTGCGCCAGATCCCGAACATGTACTACGAGGCAGCCAGGGTTGATGGCGCCACCACGCTCCAGCAGTTCTGGAAGATCACCCTGCCGATGCTGAGCCCCATCATCTTCTTCAACCTGGTACTCCAGATCATCGGTTCGTTCCAGTCGTTCACCCAGGCGTTCATCGTCTCGGGCGGCAACGGCGGGCCCTCGGACTCCACGATGTTCTTCACGCTGTACCTGTACCAAAAGGGATTCGGCCAGTTCGACATGGGCTACGCGTCCGCCATGGCCTGGGTTCTGCTGCTGATCATCGGCGTCTTCACCGCCATCAACTTCATCGCTTCTAAGTATTGGGTTTTCTATGACGACTAA
- a CDS encoding ABC transporter substrate-binding protein has product MAAAGASAVLALVLTGCGSSPDAGKVGTAEDPVTIRFAWWGNDSRAKTTLEVIKDFEAANPTIKVQGENTEFSSYWDKMATQIAGGTTPDVFAMSGAYPSEYASRGVLLDLDKVKDQVDTSKFAEGTVDLGKIDGKQYTLTAGVNAMSMVIDPKVFEAAGVELPDDETWTWEDYADIAAEITKKSPAGTFGTTPMANDSFLAVWARQNGDDLYTDDGKKLGISEDTAAKWFELNKKLMETGGAPSASQTVEDGSAQPEMTLMGQGKQGMKISWSNQMNSYSGSPLVMMKLPNESKQPGSWLRSSMEYAISSKSAHPKEAALFINYLVNNVDAATKIKSDRGMPANTELKAAITPLLKESQQKEAVYLDRLAEMKIEPPLPFPAGSSATMEVLNRFNTDVLFGKISPRDAAKGFIQEVNSNLG; this is encoded by the coding sequence ATGGCAGCAGCCGGCGCATCAGCAGTTCTGGCGCTGGTTCTCACCGGCTGCGGCAGCAGCCCGGATGCCGGAAAGGTAGGGACCGCCGAAGATCCCGTCACCATCCGCTTCGCCTGGTGGGGCAACGACTCGCGGGCGAAGACCACCCTCGAAGTCATCAAGGACTTCGAGGCGGCGAACCCCACCATCAAGGTGCAGGGCGAGAACACCGAATTCAGTTCCTACTGGGACAAGATGGCCACCCAGATCGCCGGCGGTACCACTCCGGATGTCTTCGCCATGAGCGGCGCCTACCCCAGCGAATATGCAAGCCGCGGCGTCCTGCTGGACCTGGACAAGGTTAAAGACCAGGTCGACACGTCCAAGTTTGCCGAAGGGACCGTGGACCTCGGCAAAATCGACGGCAAGCAGTACACCCTCACCGCCGGCGTTAATGCCATGTCCATGGTCATCGACCCCAAAGTCTTCGAAGCTGCCGGGGTGGAGCTGCCGGACGATGAAACCTGGACCTGGGAGGACTACGCGGACATCGCCGCCGAGATCACCAAAAAATCCCCGGCCGGAACCTTCGGCACAACCCCCATGGCAAACGACTCCTTCCTGGCCGTCTGGGCCCGGCAGAACGGTGACGACCTGTACACCGACGACGGCAAGAAGCTGGGCATCAGCGAGGACACCGCCGCCAAGTGGTTCGAGCTGAACAAAAAGCTGATGGAAACCGGAGGAGCCCCCTCCGCGTCGCAGACGGTCGAGGATGGCTCGGCCCAGCCCGAAATGACCCTGATGGGCCAGGGCAAGCAGGGCATGAAGATCTCCTGGAGCAACCAGATGAACTCCTACTCGGGTTCGCCCCTGGTCATGATGAAGCTGCCCAACGAGAGCAAGCAGCCGGGATCCTGGCTGCGGTCATCCATGGAATACGCCATCTCCTCCAAGTCCGCACACCCCAAGGAAGCAGCCCTGTTCATCAACTACCTGGTGAACAACGTTGACGCCGCCACCAAGATCAAGAGCGACCGGGGAATGCCGGCCAACACCGAACTCAAGGCCGCCATCACCCCACTCCTGAAGGAATCCCAGCAGAAGGAAGCGGTGTACCTGGACCGCCTCGCTGAGATGAAGATCGAGCCGCCTCTGCCGTTCCCCGCCGGATCGTCCGCCACCATGGAGGTCCTCAACCGGTTCAACACGGATGTATTGTTCGGGAAGATCTCCCCACGGGACGCCGCCAAGGGCTTCATCCAAGAGGTCAACTCGAATCTTGGCTAG